In a genomic window of Schistocerca piceifrons isolate TAMUIC-IGC-003096 unplaced genomic scaffold, iqSchPice1.1 HiC_scaffold_1104, whole genome shotgun sequence:
- the LOC124727433 gene encoding DNA repair protein RAD50-like: protein MRKINTIIRELWRKIYRGNDIDYIEIKTDAPETTSADKKRTFNYRVVQVKNDVEIDMKGRCSAGQKVLASLVIRIALAEILSINCGILALDEPTTNLDRENIDSLGETLTDLINLRRENKNFQLILITHDEDFLDRLMNVEKLKYYYRVTRNAKGNSVIEKYRFEERSTQHRNFN, encoded by the coding sequence atgaggaagattaatacgattataagagaactgtggcgaaaaatctatcgtgggaatgatattgattatatagaaattaaaacagatgctcctgaaaccacgagtgcagacaagaagcgaacattcaactatcgggttgttcaggtgaagaatgatgttgagattgatatgaagggacgctgcagtgctgggcagaaggttctagcgtcgcttgttatccgaattgctttggcagaaattctaagtattaattgtggaatcttagctctggatgaaccaaccacaaatttggatagggagaacatagacagtcttggagaaactctcacagaccttataaatttaaggagggagaacaagaattttcagctcatactgataacacacgatgaagacttcttggatcgtttgatgaatgttgaaaaactgaagtactattacagggtcacaagaaatgcaaagggaaactcggtcattgaaaagtatcgttttgaagaaaggagcacccaacatagaaactttaactaa
- the LOC124727434 gene encoding DNA repair protein RAD50-like produces the protein MARLLKMQIQGIRSFGPNDSDQQMITFQSPVTLILGQNGCGKTTTIEALKYAATGEVPAGTKQGQSFVHDPKMARQPETRGQIKLLMADRKGEEVVITRTLQTTQKAKNLQLKTLDPVIHRKKSSGEVVQVGGRCIDVNLEMSHVFGVSKAVLSNVIFCHQEDSNWPMDEGKKLKEKFDSIFDATKLNKCLEHIRDLRKAVNTEISTDEKLLKSQQEIKDETVSKKKDLQEAESRLAVTQDKIDNLSDKLSPLLEKLDEICDVEKDFLQLTREKERAEDKMKILESQQSDLKKNIKEVLEWKTLEEITDLINSFKTEARNWQEHLKSMEIELQQISRDEERVLEETSQEQMTLGKLQKEEEDHNTRIDARNKNLQRLAETFQIRVKEDTFSSEVLVSNLMHQVDDKIRESKVQFEQLRNRFQREEQELQSKIDIARDTKAKLEQEITSKKRQAEDNKAEEWSVKTEIEDIEKSGEELVKLGRELEQAKTNWETACQELDEEQLKKEIRDQHQESNRLDDKLVIVDKEVQTLQLLSSEQAQLDIQNKLKASKESELKKLKNKHNEALRHLLFTVPQQNLKHDLDACMLQLTRQINNINEKINSKQNEAAALEVKRAHHKEQLDLKERELRKFEEEIYDLCGRQDFDEYIQSVSDRIQELQDQKGTLSASEYMFRRYIQKLEQEDPCCPLCHREFEAASEAAELAYELSNKVSEVPARLQDNKKELENKLKEYDKLLQMKPAYERTDIMRTKEIPEMKESLHQTEEALDAARKQIKDLKEQLLGPKAKEQMAKDIQGDVVRIDQLQTELRRIDKEIQELQSKMPTGSSRSMEEALAEQEELRAQVSAIQRALHMKQESLRRHSERVNQLRERKNVLMEKKLKLESGQQKRRQLEERLQELQSMHVMIQSEIEVLETRLQEARETLDSAVQSKNIRVTENRKNVDQGQNKIVEQGRKHDEICNWHNSIQRYEQSGMKEKLTSVQERLIELDSKKETLADKNRRTCENIDKLKEKISNQQLKARELEDNKILKEKQVEAEELKSVIDKVKQRLATN, from the exons atggctagattacttaagatgcagatacagggaatccgaagctttggtccgaacgacagtgatcagcagatgattacgtttcaatcacctgtgacgctgatattagggcagaacggatgtggtaagacgacgacaattgaagccctgaagtatgcagctacaggtgaggtgccagcaggaactaaacaagggcagtcgtttgttcatgacccgaagatggctcgtcagccagagacaaggggccaaataaaattgttgatggctgatcgcaaaggcgaagaagttgtcatcacacgtacgttacaaacaacacagaaggcaaaaaatttgcaattgaaaacactggatccagtaattcataggaagaagtctagtggtgaagttgtacaggttggtggacggtgcattgatgtaaatttagaaatgtctcatgtttttggtgtatcaaaagctgttctgagcaatgttatattttgccatcaagaagattctaactggccaatggatgagggaaagaaactcaaggagaagtttgattccatattcgatgcaacaaaacttaataaatgtttggaacacatcagagatcttaggaaagcagtaaatacagaaatcagcactgatgagaaacttctgaaatcacaacaagagataaaagatgagactgtttcaaaaaagaaggatttacaagaggcagagagtcgtctggcagtaactcaggacaaaatagataacttgagcgataaactatcacctttgctagaaaaactagatgaaatttgtgatgtggaaaaggatttccttcagctcaccagggagaaagaaagagctgaagacaagatgaaaatactagaatcgcaacaatcagatttaaagaagaatattaaggaagtgcttgagtggaaaactttagaagaaataactgatttaatcaacagttttaaaactgaagcaaggaactggcaggagcacttgaaatctatggagattgaacttcagcagatatctagggatgaggagcgagtattggaagaaacaagccaagagcagatgactcttggaaaacttcagaaagaggaagaagatcataatactcgaatagatgcacgcaataagaatctacagagattggcagaaacatttcaaataagagtaaaagaagatacattttcttcagaagttcttgtctcaaatttaatgcatcaagtcgacgataaaataagagagtcaaaggtacagtttgagcagttacggaacaggtttcaaagagaagagcaggaactccaaagtaaaatagacattgctagagacactaaagcaaagctagagcaggaaatcacctcaaaaaaacgacaagcagaagataataaagctgaagaatggagtgtcaaaacagaaattgaagatatagagaaatctggtgaagaacttgtcaaattaggaagagaactggagcaagcaaaaactaactgggaaactgcttgtcaagaacttgatgaagaacagctgaaaaaagaaattagagatcagcaccaagagagcaacaggctggatgataagctagttattgtggataaagaagttcagacattgcagctgttgagtagtgagcaggcacagcttgatatccagaacaaactgaaggcatctaaggagtccgaactcaaaaaactaaagaacaaacacaatgaagcactgcgccaccttttgtttacagtgccacaacaaaatttgaaacatgacttggatgcttgcatgcttcaactgactcgtcagatcaacaacatcaatgagaagataaatagtaagcagaatgaggcggctgcacttgaagtgaaacgagcccatcacaaggagcagttggatttgaaagaaagagagctgcgaaaatttgaagaagaaatatatgatttgtgtggcaggcaagattttgatgagtacatacaaagtgtttctgatagaatacaagaactgcaggaccaaaaaggaacgctcagtgcttcggaatacatgttccgtcgctacattcagaaactggaacaggaagatccttgctgtccattgtgtcatagggagtttgaagccgcttctgaagctgctgaacttgcatatgaactgagtaataaagtcagtgaagtcccagcacgccttcaggacaataagaaagaactagaaaataagctaaaggaatatgataaacttttgcaaatgaaacctgcttatgaaagaactgatatcatgcgcaccaaggagataccagaaatgaaagagtcacttcatcaaacagaagaggctttagatgcagctcggaaacagattaaagatttgaaggagcagttactgggtccaaaagcaaaggagcagatggcaaaggatatccaaggagatgtagtccgcattgatcagttgcagacagaactgcgccgcatagacaaagaaattcaggagctgcagtctaagatgcccacaggatcgtcacgctccatggaggaagccctggcagagcaggaggagcttcgagcacaagtcagtgctattcagcgtgcactccacatgaagcaggagtcactgagaaggcattcagagagagtcaaccagctgagggagcgcaaaaatgtacttatggaaaagaaattgaagctcgaaagtggacagcagaaacgtcgacaactggaggaacgtttgcaggagttgcaaagtatgcatgtgatgatacagtcagaaattgaggtgctcgagacccgacttcaagaagctagagagacacttgattctgcagtgcagtcaaaaaatattagagttacagaaaatcgaaaaaatgtagatcagggacaaaataagattgttgagcaaggaaggaaacatgatgaaatttgtaattggcataatagcattcaacggtatgaacagagcggcatgaaagagaaacttacgtcagttcaagaaagattgatagaactggactctaaaaaggagacccttgcagataaaaacagaagaacgtgtgaaaacattgataagcttaaagaaaaaatttcaaatcagcagctgaaagcaagagaacttgaagataacaaaatattgaaggagaaacaggtagaagctgaagaactgaagagtgtaatagataaagtaaaacagcgccttg cgacgaattaa